The stretch of DNA GGAAGCGGGCAGATGCACACTCTGCCCTGAGCCGCGCCGGCGGGGGCGTAACGTGCGGCGCAGCAGGTGCTGCCAGTCAAAGGTCCTGCGGCTTTCCTCCTTATGCGGGAAGATACGTGGCACCGTCCACCTCAGGGTGGTCAACCCGGCGCCAGGAGCTGATATATGATGGATCGGGGCACCGCTCACTTGACCCCGATGATGTCCCCCTCTCCCTTGACCAAGGGCCCGGATTTTTCACACCCGCTCCGGCCCGTCTCGCCATTTGAATATCGGGGCCGGTGAATCTCAAGGCCCCGGAGGCGCGGCGGCGGCGAAGCCTTCCAGCCTCTTCAGCAAGCGCCGGGACCGAGCGTCGATCTCGGCCACCAGCTTCTGATGCTCCTCCCTGATTTCCAGAGTTTCGCAAGCCAGGTTCAAGGCCGCGAGGATGGCCAGGTCAGCCAGGGGACTGGCAGGGAAGACCCGCTGGAGCTCCCGCAACTGCTCATCCACCATCCGGGCCACCGCCTGGAGGGTTTCCGCAGGCACGCTGCTCTGAAGGGACAATTGCCTGCCTAAAATTTCCACCATGACCTGTTCCGCCACCGGTATAACCTTAAGCTGATTCTCCCAGATCCAGGATCTTCAGCCGGTTGAGAATCTTGTCCACCCGTTCCCGGACCTGATCCCGTTCCCGGGTGAGCTTCTCCAGGGTGGCCTGGGCCTCCTTCAGGGCCTGTTCCCGAGCCGCCAAGGCGGTCTTCAGTTCGGCGTTGGCCCGTTTCAGCCCCTCCATCTGGCCCAGGATGGACTCCAGTTTCTGCTCCAGTTCGGCAAACAGTTCGGTGACCACATGCTCCCCCTGGTTGGCTGCTTTGATTGTGCGTTTGCAAAGCCCAAAAGTCAAGAATTTTTCCCGCTCATCGGGGAAACCGCCGGGAGCTGTCCCCTCATCGTTGAGAAATCCGTCAGTCCGGACGGCACCTCTTCAGTCCGGCATTTCGTCGGACCAGTGGATGCACTGCACCGGGCAGGCGTCCATGGCCTCCTGAATCTTATCTTCCTCACCGCCCCCGGGATTGATGACCTGGGCAAACCCCAGGGATTCATTGAGGCTGAAGACCTCCGGGCAGATCTCCACGCAGGCCCCGCAGGCGATGCACTCCTCCTCCACAATCACCGGAAAACGCTCCGCCATGGTTACCCTCCCTTCTGATCTCCGCGCAGGTCGGCGCGCCGCCCTCCTCCTGCGCCGCTCACTGGATCAAGCTTGAAGCTCAGGGCGCCTAAAAATCGTCACCCCGTGGCGGTTCGGGCCCCGGCGCCCCCGGCAGAAGGAGCTCAACGCCGGGGAAGGGCGGGGCGCCAGTCTCTGCCAGTCCTCCCGAGCGCCGGTTACCCCGCCGCCCGGTTCCCCGGCCACGATGACCCAGCGCACCGTGGGGCAGGCGAAGAAGGGCGCCACCGACTGTCCCGGCGGCGGCCAGCCATAGAAGACCGCCTCCGGCCGGAAGTCATGGACCCCCTTAAAAGCGTCCCCGGGCACCACTACCGGGGACACCTCCAGATCGGAGACGAACTCCCCCTCGCCCCGGTCCACGGCCAGAAAGGCCATTCCCGCCTGCCGGGCCAGGGGCGCCAGGGCCTGGCTGAGATATCCACGGCCGGCTCCCGCCTCCAGCAGGCGGCGCACCCCCAGGTGCCGGAGGACCCGCACCAATCGGGCCGGCCACTCCCGGGAGGGGAAAAAGTAGATGCCGGTGGCCTCAGAAAGGGCGGTGAGGGCGGCGGCCGGGTCCGGGACCGCCGCCAGGAGTTCCTGCCACCAGGCCTCCGGCTGCAGATAGTCCGGGGTGCCGTCCGGGGGCAGGCTCAGCACGGTGCGGGCCCAGGCCACCAGGCGCTGCCGGTTCCGGAACCTCTCCGGGCGGGCCAGATAATCCCTTAAGGGGGCAAAGTCTTCGTGAACCGCCATCCGGGGAATGAGCATAACATTTTCTTTCCCGGCATGCTTGACAAATCCCGGGGCAGGGAGTAAACAGAACCGGTGTGGCGGGGTAGCTCAGTCGGTAGAGCAGGGGACTGAAAATCCCCGTGTCGGCGGTTCGATTCCGTCCCCCGCCACCAGCCTTCTGACAGATCCCCCTTTCCCGGTCTGACGGGAGCGGGGCAGCTAACGGCCCGGATGCTGATGGCGTCCGGGCTGTGGTGATTTTGGGGGATGATTTTGGGACGTTGACCACGCCCAAAAAGGCTTCTGCCCCTCTCCCGGACCTCCCCCATCCTTTGACCACGGGAACAGAGGGAGGAGGGAGCCGCAGCTTTCGCCGCAAAAATCCCTTTTCTCCCACGCTCTGCCCCAAAAAATCCTTCCGGAGTACTCCTCCTCCGGGACGCAGGGCCGCACCCGGGCGGGGGTGCCCTTGCCGGTCACCAGCCAGTAGCCCAGGCTCAGGGCCACGATGACCACCCCGGTGGCATAGACATACCCGGGGCTGAGCTTGTCATAGTCAAAGATGATGACCTTCCGGGCGATGGCCATGAGCGCCGTGGCCATCACCAGTTTCACGTGGATGAAGTCATCCCTCAGATACAGGGTGATATTGGTGAAGATTTCGATGGCGATGAGCACCGCCATGAAGGCCCCGAAGGTGGCCAAAATGTCGTTGATATTCAGGAGCAGGTACGGCGGCGCCATGAGCTGCTGATAGAGCATCCAGATGACGTCCCCGATGCTCCAGAGGATGACCGCGGTCATAAGCACCGCCAGGATGCACACCGCCATATGGATGACCCGGTGCAGGAAGGCGATGAGGGGCTCCGAGCGGTGGGCGGCAAAATTCCCGTCATCCAGAAAAGTGGTGGTTTGGGGGGGACATTCACTCTGCGGGGCCGTTTGCGGATCTGGGGATTTCATTCCGTCACCCCTCCTTCACAGCATTAAAGGGGCGAGGCTGGCTTCCGCCTCCGCTCGCCTCCGGATTCACGCCAGACAATCCCGGATCAGGGCCGCAATCTCTCGGGCCTGCCCTTCGATGCTCTCCGCGAGGCGGAACTGCACCAGGGCCCGGCGCAGGTTGTGCTCCGGATCGGTGCTGCGGAAATAGACATTGCCCGCCAGATAATCAGTAAAGAAGCGCAGCCCCAGCTCCCAGGCGATGAGCCGCAGGGCCGGATACAGATACTCCCGCTCCCGGGGGGTCAAAAACTCCGGGGCCCCCTCCCGGTAGCCGTGCAGGAAGGCGGCGGCCACCTCGGGCGCAAAGCGCACCCGCTCCCAGTCCCGGGTCTCCTCCCCCAAAGGGTTGCCCAGGGAGCGCAGGGCATCCCCCAGATCATAGAGGGCCAGCCCCGGCATTACGGTGTCCAGATCCACCAGGCCCACGGCCCGGCCACTTGTTTCATCCAGCAAGACATTGTCCACCTTGGGGTCGCCGTGGATGAGGCGCACCGGCAGCTCCCCCCGGTCCCGGGCGGCTGCCAGCACTCCGGCCAGTGACCTGCGAGCCTCGATGCAGCGGGCGGCGTAACGCGCCTTAGGCGAAGGAGGCAGAGGCTTTCGAGCCCGGAGGGTGTCGTAGGCCTTTAAATACGTGGGGGTGTGATGGAAGCCGGGGAGGGGATCCTCCAGCCGGGCCGGGTCCAGGTCCTGAAGGAGCGCATGAAAGCGCCCCACAGCCCAGCCCACCTCCTGGGCGTGGTCCAGGCCCTCCAGAATGAGGGGCGTGCGGGTGCCGGCCAGATAGGTAAGGGCCCGCCATAAGGAGCCGTCCGGGCCCTGCCAGCCGTCCCGGCCGTCGGCCGCGGGCAGAAGCTCCGGGACCGCCAGCTCCGGCCTGCCAGGAGAGGCTTGACGGGTCTTTTGCCGCAGGTGCCCGCTCACCACCCGCAGATTGGCCAGGATCACCTCCGGCCGGGGAAAGACGGTGAGGTTGAGGCGCTGCAGAACAAAGCGCCCGTGGCCCTCGCCCACGGTCACCAGGAAGGTCTCATGCACATTGCCCCGGCCCAGAGGCATCAAAGTCGTCACCCGGCCGGCCGGGCAAAAATGCGCTGCGGCCTCCCAGGCAAGGGCCGGCACCTCTGGAGAAGGGCACAGAGTCTCGGTCATGAGTGAGGCTTTGGGCAGCACCGCTTCCTGCTTGTCCGGCGGCGCTGATATGCTACACTGCCGCCATGCCGAACGTCCGCAGTCTGGCGGCCGACGCCTTTTTTCTCCTGCAGCTCACCCTGGCCGGCATCTCCGGCGGCAGCCAGGTGTGGCGGCTGATGGAGACCACCCAGGGAGTGAACGTGAGCTGGCTTTTGGCCTGGCTCACCTACCTCCTCATCAACCTGGGCCTCACCGTTAAGGCCCATCTGGCCCATCCCAGCCGGGTCACCGGTCAGACGGTCATCACCTACAGCGCCTGGACGCTGGCCATCGCCGCCTGCCTGGGGGTGCTCCTCTGGCGGGGGCCGGAGCCCTGGGCGAAGCTGGACACCCTCAATACCGGGCTGGTGGGCTCGGGTCTGGCCGCCACCTGGGTGGGGGCGCGCCTGAAGGGCCTGCCCGTGAGCGACCCGGTGGTGCGGGGGGTCTTCGGGCTCTGTTTCATCGGCCTGCCCCAGGTGATCCTGGCTTACAACATCTTCACCGTGGGGGGTGCCGGACTGGCGGGGGGCATGATCCTGGTCGGCCACATCGGTATCACCACCCGCCTGGGGCAGTTATATTTGGCGCTGAAAGAGGCGGGCTGGGACCGCAACCGCCTCGGCGCGGCGGTAAGCGAAATCGCCAATGAAGTGACCTGGCTGCTGGTCACCGCCGCCTGGCTGTGGCCGGCCTGAGCGGCGGCCGGGGTCAGCTCCAGCGGGGCGCGCCCCACAGCACCAGGTCCTCCCCCACCTGATAGTAGGTGACGCCTGCCAGGCGGGGGAACTGGCGTTCGGCCACCGGCAGGTAACCGTCCAGCACCCGGACGCCGCCCACCAGGATGGGGGCCACGGTCACCACCACCTGGTCCACCAGGCGGGAGTTGAGGAAGCTGGTGATGACCTGGGCCCCGCCTTCCACCATCAGGGCCGTGATTCCCAGCTCCGCCAGCTGGGTGAGGAGCACCGGCAGGTGGATGCCGCCGTTGGGTCCCACGGGCAGACGCAGCACCAGGGCCCCCAGATGCTCCAGCTCCGCCTGGCGCTCCGGCGGGGCCTGCTCGCTGGTGGCCACCACCGGCTGCCGCCGGCCTTCCCTGAGGAGCCGGGCGTAGGCTGGCAGGCGCAGGCGGGTGTCCATGATCACCGGCCGGGGGTGGGGCCCGGGGACCAGCCGCACCGTGAGGGCCGGATTGTCGGCCAAGACCGTCCCGATCCCCACCAGGATGGCGTCATGCACAGCTCTCAGCGCATGGGTGAAGGTCTGGGAGGC from Desulfobaccales bacterium encodes:
- a CDS encoding cell division protein ZapA, whose protein sequence is MVEILGRQLSLQSSVPAETLQAVARMVDEQLRELQRVFPASPLADLAILAALNLACETLEIREEHQKLVAEIDARSRRLLKRLEGFAAAAPPGP
- the zapB gene encoding cell division protein ZapB codes for the protein MVTELFAELEQKLESILGQMEGLKRANAELKTALAAREQALKEAQATLEKLTRERDQVRERVDKILNRLKILDLGESA
- a CDS encoding ferredoxin, with translation MAERFPVIVEEECIACGACVEICPEVFSLNESLGFAQVINPGGGEEDKIQEAMDACPVQCIHWSDEMPD
- a CDS encoding phosphate-starvation-inducible PsiE family protein — its product is MKSPDPQTAPQSECPPQTTTFLDDGNFAAHRSEPLIAFLHRVIHMAVCILAVLMTAVILWSIGDVIWMLYQQLMAPPYLLLNINDILATFGAFMAVLIAIEIFTNITLYLRDDFIHVKLVMATALMAIARKVIIFDYDKLSPGYVYATGVVIVALSLGYWLVTGKGTPARVRPCVPEEEYSGRIFWGRAWEKRDFCGESCGSLLPLFPWSKDGGGPGEGQKPFWAWSTSQNHPPKSPQPGRHQHPGR
- a CDS encoding phosphotransferase; its protein translation is MTETLCPSPEVPALAWEAAAHFCPAGRVTTLMPLGRGNVHETFLVTVGEGHGRFVLQRLNLTVFPRPEVILANLRVVSGHLRQKTRQASPGRPELAVPELLPAADGRDGWQGPDGSLWRALTYLAGTRTPLILEGLDHAQEVGWAVGRFHALLQDLDPARLEDPLPGFHHTPTYLKAYDTLRARKPLPPSPKARYAARCIEARRSLAGVLAAARDRGELPVRLIHGDPKVDNVLLDETSGRAVGLVDLDTVMPGLALYDLGDALRSLGNPLGEETRDWERVRFAPEVAAAFLHGYREGAPEFLTPREREYLYPALRLIAWELGLRFFTDYLAGNVYFRSTDPEHNLRRALVQFRLAESIEGQAREIAALIRDCLA